One window of Roseisolibacter agri genomic DNA carries:
- a CDS encoding ATPase domain-containing protein has protein sequence MSSSPPAASTATPAPAERASTGVVGLDEILGGGLPVNHLYLLDGEPGTGKTTLALQFLLAGRARGERGLYVTLSESRAELQEVAASHGWSLDGIDVFELGPDAGLATEEGYTIFHPAEVELQQTVDAVLGAVERSGATLVVFDSLSEMRLLARDPLRFRRQILALKQFFGGRRCTVLLLDDKSAPEGDLQLHSLAHGVLVLEHVMLEYGAERRRLKVTKLRGLRFQAGYHDFRIRTGGIAVFPRIRIPQSLDAGAAEPRHWTSGSEELDALLGGGLQEGTSVVITGPAGTGKSVLCAQYACEAVTRGVRARFYLFDERLSTFRMRGLGLGMDLEAPLADGRLQLQQVEPTQLSPGEFASQVTDAVENDGVRLIVIDSLNGYLQSMPEERMLPTQVHELLSFLATRGVTTIMTLVQRGVFGSPVDEAAEVSYLADTVLLLRYFEVHGAVRQAISVVKKRTGDHERSIRECRVGRGGLHVGAPLREFQGVLTGVPRYVGEIGPLMRPQGASPRQPDAGE, from the coding sequence ATGTCGTCTTCCCCGCCCGCCGCGTCGACGGCCACCCCGGCGCCCGCCGAGCGCGCGTCCACCGGCGTCGTGGGGCTGGACGAGATCCTCGGGGGCGGGCTGCCGGTCAACCATCTCTACCTGCTGGACGGGGAGCCGGGCACCGGGAAGACGACGCTCGCGCTGCAGTTCCTGCTCGCCGGCCGGGCGCGCGGGGAGCGCGGGCTGTACGTCACGCTCTCCGAGTCGCGCGCCGAGCTGCAGGAGGTCGCGGCGTCGCACGGCTGGTCGCTCGACGGCATCGACGTGTTCGAGCTCGGGCCCGACGCCGGACTCGCGACCGAGGAGGGGTACACGATCTTCCACCCCGCCGAGGTCGAGCTGCAGCAGACCGTGGACGCGGTGCTCGGCGCGGTGGAGCGCAGCGGCGCGACGCTGGTCGTCTTCGACTCGCTGTCGGAGATGCGGCTGCTGGCGCGCGACCCGCTGCGCTTCCGCCGGCAGATCCTGGCGCTGAAGCAGTTCTTCGGGGGCCGGCGGTGCACCGTGCTGCTGCTGGACGACAAGAGCGCGCCCGAGGGGGACCTGCAGCTGCACAGCCTCGCCCACGGCGTGCTGGTGCTGGAGCACGTGATGCTGGAGTACGGCGCGGAGCGGCGACGGCTGAAGGTGACCAAGCTGCGCGGGCTGCGCTTCCAGGCCGGCTACCACGACTTCCGCATCCGGACGGGCGGCATCGCGGTCTTCCCGCGCATCCGCATCCCCCAGTCGCTGGATGCCGGCGCCGCGGAGCCGCGCCACTGGACGAGCGGGTCGGAGGAGCTGGACGCGCTGCTGGGCGGCGGGCTGCAGGAGGGGACGAGCGTCGTCATCACCGGCCCCGCCGGCACGGGCAAGTCGGTGCTGTGCGCGCAGTACGCCTGCGAGGCGGTGACGCGCGGCGTGCGGGCGCGCTTCTACCTGTTCGACGAGCGGCTCAGCACCTTCCGCATGCGCGGGCTCGGCCTCGGGATGGACCTCGAGGCGCCGCTCGCCGACGGACGGCTGCAGCTGCAGCAGGTGGAGCCGACGCAGCTCTCGCCCGGCGAGTTCGCCAGCCAGGTCACCGACGCGGTGGAGAACGACGGCGTGCGGCTGATCGTCATCGACTCGCTGAACGGCTACCTGCAGTCGATGCCCGAGGAGCGGATGCTGCCGACGCAGGTGCACGAGCTGCTCAGTTTCCTCGCGACGCGCGGCGTGACGACGATCATGACGCTCGTGCAGCGCGGCGTCTTCGGCAGCCCGGTGGACGAGGCGGCCGAGGTGAGCTACCTGGCGGACACGGTGCTGCTGCTGCGCTACTTCGAGGTGCACGGCGCGGTGCGGCAGGCGATCTCGGTGGTGAAGAAGCGCACGGGCGACCACGAGCGCAGCATCCGCGAGTGCCGCGTGGGCAGGGGCGGGCTGCACGTGGGGGCGCCGCTGCGCGAGTTCCAGGGCGTGCTGACGGGCGTGCCGCGGTACGTGGGCGAGATCGGGCCGCTGATGCGGCCGCAGGGCGCGTCACCCCGGCAACCCGACGCGGGCGAATGA
- a CDS encoding sensor histidine kinase: protein MSEVAAAHGPLVAVLAPTGRDAAVASAVLTRAGFAVRAFADMAALCAAIGDSDDVGVLLVAEEALTAGPRAALLRTLAAQPSWSDLPVVLLTGEDALSRGVPPAAAALAAAANVTLLERPVRVATLATTLGAALRARRRQLDLRDHLAERARAEATLRASEERERAARGDAEHANAAKAQFLAMMSHELRTPLNAIAGYAQLIGLGLRGPVTPAMREDLARIDRSQRHLLSLINDILNFAKIEAGHVDVVVRPVPLAEVLASVEPLVAPQLQAKAQHYADDSGDCDAVILADPEKVRQVVLNLLSNAIKFTPPRGSIAVHCAVEGDAARVQVTDSGVGIPAHQLGAIFEPFVQINRNFTSDHQGTGLGLAISRDLARRMGGDIAVTSTQGVGTTFTLTLPLAPASRAPAAASDHRPNQ, encoded by the coding sequence ATGAGCGAGGTGGCGGCCGCGCACGGGCCACTCGTCGCGGTGCTCGCGCCGACCGGACGCGACGCCGCCGTCGCGTCCGCGGTGCTGACGCGCGCGGGGTTCGCCGTTCGCGCGTTCGCCGACATGGCCGCGCTGTGCGCCGCCATCGGCGACAGTGACGACGTGGGCGTGCTGCTGGTGGCCGAGGAGGCGCTGACGGCCGGCCCGCGCGCGGCGCTGCTGCGGACGCTGGCCGCGCAGCCGTCGTGGTCCGACCTGCCCGTCGTGCTGCTGACCGGCGAGGACGCGCTGTCGCGCGGTGTGCCGCCCGCCGCCGCCGCGCTGGCCGCCGCCGCCAACGTCACGCTGCTGGAGCGGCCCGTGCGCGTCGCCACGCTGGCCACCACGCTCGGCGCCGCACTGCGGGCGCGGCGGCGACAGCTGGACCTGCGCGACCACCTGGCCGAGCGCGCGCGCGCCGAGGCGACGCTGCGCGCCAGCGAGGAGCGCGAGCGCGCCGCGCGCGGCGACGCCGAGCACGCGAACGCCGCCAAGGCGCAGTTCCTGGCGATGATGTCGCACGAGCTGCGCACGCCGCTGAACGCGATCGCCGGCTACGCGCAGCTCATCGGGCTGGGGCTGCGCGGGCCCGTGACGCCGGCGATGCGCGAGGACCTCGCGCGCATCGACCGCAGCCAGCGCCACCTGCTGTCGCTCATCAACGACATCCTGAACTTCGCCAAGATCGAGGCGGGGCACGTGGACGTCGTCGTGCGCCCCGTGCCGCTGGCCGAGGTGCTGGCGAGCGTCGAGCCGCTGGTGGCGCCGCAGCTGCAGGCCAAGGCGCAGCACTATGCCGACGACAGCGGCGACTGCGACGCGGTGATCCTGGCGGACCCCGAGAAGGTGCGGCAGGTCGTGCTCAACCTGCTGTCGAACGCGATCAAGTTCACGCCGCCGCGCGGCTCGATCGCGGTGCACTGCGCCGTCGAGGGAGACGCCGCGCGCGTGCAGGTCACCGACAGCGGCGTCGGCATCCCGGCCCACCAGCTCGGCGCGATCTTCGAGCCGTTCGTGCAGATCAACCGCAACTTCACCTCGGACCACCAGGGCACGGGCCTCGGCCTCGCGATCAGCCGCGACCTCGCGCGCCGCATGGGCGGCGACATCGCGGTCACGAGCACGCAGGGCGTGGGCACGACGTTCACGCTCACGCTGCCGCTCGCGCCCGCGTCGCGCGCCCCCGCCGCGGCGAGCGATCACCGCCCGAACCAGTAG
- a CDS encoding DUF5916 domain-containing protein: MRPIRSLLALTLLGAGALPAQTPGQAPGSNTPTPSGASPAVTATAAAARVARSARTERAPDIDGRDDDAAWKAAPVIDAFRTFDPVEDGDPRFRTEARVLHDARNLYVFVRAHDPRPDSIVALLSRRDVRTPSDHLKLMIDSFHDRRTGYEFAVNPVGVKRDYYTYDDSREDVSWDAVWDVATRVDSLGWTAEFRIPLSQLRFPERDDHTFGLMIMRDIGRLNERIAWPTYRRSRPGIASQFGDLAGLTGLGAPRRLEVAPYVLTRNVSARTANGFARAQQQSVGGDLKYGVTPNLTLDLSVNPDFGQVEADPAVLNLTAFEVFQSERRPFFLEGTGIFAAGQDPTRLFYSRRIGRAPQLAGLVSDPTVRIPGQSTILGAAKLTGRLARGTSLGVLSAVTQEEHVRGTVIEPRTAFGVVRVAQDFRRGETGLGVMLSGMQRDDGDRAVAERLRGDALAGGVDLRHRFLNGGYQLNASAQASRVAGTPAAIARTQRGGVHYYQRPDDDLAYDSTRTSLAGTAASVALNKVSGTFRVNSLYERITPGFETNDVGFLSRADIQRTYAELLWVSRRPRAFWRNATATLFTSHQWTAGGMPLYHNIDAWTDVQFKNQKGVFVEAWVDQWGGSMCDRCAFGGPALRLSPSQNYFLQLTDDPRKAVSPLVAAILTRGDEGRSQLWRVRPLVRLRAGAQVSGELGTRYERNRNATQWVANVGSGAAMRSRFAHLDQHTLGVQARLDYTIRPTLSLQLYAEPFVSTGAYSDVREAVAPRAVKYADRFRSVDQEVEGFNAKQFRSNAVMRWEYRPGSTLFVVWQQGRDQGDRDPGDFQAWRDYRNLFGARPDNTLLVKASYWFGR; this comes from the coding sequence ATGCGCCCGATCCGATCACTGCTCGCGCTCACGCTGCTCGGCGCGGGCGCCCTGCCCGCACAGACGCCGGGACAGGCCCCGGGGAGCAACACCCCCACGCCGTCCGGCGCGTCGCCCGCCGTCACCGCGACGGCCGCCGCGGCCCGCGTCGCGCGCTCCGCGCGCACGGAGCGCGCACCCGACATCGACGGCCGCGACGACGACGCCGCGTGGAAGGCGGCGCCCGTCATCGACGCGTTCCGCACTTTCGACCCGGTGGAGGACGGCGACCCGCGCTTCCGCACCGAGGCGCGCGTGCTGCACGACGCGCGCAACCTGTACGTGTTCGTGCGCGCGCACGACCCGCGGCCCGACAGCATCGTGGCGCTGCTCAGCCGCCGCGACGTGCGGACGCCGAGCGACCACCTGAAGCTGATGATCGACTCGTTCCACGACCGGCGCACGGGGTACGAGTTCGCCGTGAACCCCGTGGGCGTGAAGCGCGACTACTACACGTACGACGACTCGCGCGAGGACGTCTCGTGGGACGCCGTCTGGGACGTCGCCACGCGCGTGGACTCGCTGGGGTGGACGGCGGAGTTCCGCATCCCGCTCAGCCAGCTGCGCTTTCCCGAGCGCGACGACCACACGTTCGGGCTGATGATCATGCGCGACATCGGCCGGCTGAACGAGCGCATCGCGTGGCCCACGTACCGCCGATCGCGCCCGGGCATCGCGTCGCAGTTCGGCGACCTCGCGGGCCTCACGGGCCTCGGCGCGCCGCGCCGGCTGGAGGTCGCGCCCTACGTGCTGACGCGCAACGTCAGCGCGCGCACCGCGAACGGCTTCGCGCGCGCGCAGCAGCAGTCGGTCGGCGGGGACCTGAAGTACGGCGTGACGCCCAACCTCACGCTCGACCTCAGCGTGAACCCCGACTTCGGCCAGGTCGAGGCCGATCCCGCGGTGCTCAACCTCACCGCGTTCGAGGTGTTCCAGAGCGAGCGGCGCCCGTTCTTCCTCGAGGGCACGGGCATCTTCGCGGCCGGCCAGGATCCCACGCGTCTCTTCTACTCGCGGCGCATCGGGCGCGCGCCGCAGCTCGCGGGCCTCGTCTCCGACCCCACCGTGCGCATCCCCGGCCAGAGCACGATCCTCGGCGCCGCCAAGCTCACGGGCCGCTTGGCGCGCGGCACGTCGCTCGGCGTGCTCTCCGCGGTGACGCAGGAGGAGCACGTGCGCGGCACCGTCATCGAGCCGCGCACGGCGTTCGGCGTCGTGCGCGTGGCGCAGGACTTCCGCCGCGGCGAGACGGGGCTCGGCGTCATGCTGAGCGGGATGCAGCGCGACGACGGCGACCGCGCGGTGGCCGAGCGGCTGCGCGGCGACGCGCTGGCGGGCGGCGTGGACCTGCGGCACCGCTTCCTGAACGGTGGCTACCAGCTCAACGCGTCGGCGCAGGCGAGCCGCGTCGCGGGCACGCCGGCCGCCATCGCGCGCACGCAGCGCGGCGGCGTGCACTACTACCAGCGCCCCGACGACGACCTCGCGTACGACTCCACGCGCACCTCGCTCGCCGGCACCGCGGCGTCGGTCGCGCTCAACAAGGTGAGCGGCACCTTCCGCGTGAACTCGCTCTACGAGCGCATCACGCCCGGATTCGAGACCAACGACGTCGGCTTCCTCAGCCGCGCCGACATCCAGCGCACGTACGCCGAGCTGCTGTGGGTGTCGCGGCGGCCGCGCGCGTTCTGGCGCAACGCGACGGCGACGCTGTTCACGTCGCACCAGTGGACGGCGGGCGGCATGCCGCTGTACCACAACATCGACGCCTGGACGGACGTGCAGTTCAAGAACCAGAAGGGCGTCTTCGTCGAGGCGTGGGTGGACCAGTGGGGCGGCTCGATGTGCGACCGGTGCGCGTTCGGCGGGCCGGCGCTGCGCCTGTCGCCGAGCCAGAACTACTTCCTCCAGCTCACCGACGACCCGCGCAAGGCGGTGTCGCCGCTGGTGGCCGCGATCCTCACGCGCGGCGACGAGGGCCGCTCGCAGCTCTGGCGCGTGCGCCCGCTGGTGCGGCTGCGCGCGGGCGCGCAGGTCAGCGGCGAGCTGGGCACGCGCTACGAGCGCAACCGGAACGCGACGCAGTGGGTCGCCAACGTCGGCAGCGGCGCCGCCATGCGCAGCCGGTTCGCCCACCTCGACCAGCACACGCTCGGCGTGCAGGCGCGGCTGGACTACACCATCCGCCCCACGCTCTCGCTGCAGCTCTACGCGGAGCCGTTCGTGAGCACGGGCGCGTACTCCGACGTGCGCGAGGCCGTCGCGCCGCGCGCCGTGAAGTACGCGGATCGCTTCCGCTCCGTCGACCAGGAGGTCGAGGGCTTCAACGCCAAGCAGTTCCGCTCCAACGCCGTGATGCGCTGGGAGTACCGTCCGGGCTCGACGCTGTTCGTGGTGTGGCAGCAGGGGCGCGACCAGGGCGACCGCGATCCGGGCGACTTCCAGGCGTGGCGCGACTACCGCAACCTGTTCGGCGCGCGGCCCGACAACACGCTGCTGGTGAAGGCGTCCTACTGGTTCGGGCGGTGA
- a CDS encoding M56 family metallopeptidase, with protein sequence MSDLVASLGGLAADWLPALVDVTLKGTVILGVAGLATTWGMRRAAAATRHLVWSAAVVAVLALPVLTALVPRWSAPVVPAALARAAAALREPPAAATPVATTPDVAQRFRVERAPDAPALTQRDYEAGVAAGIATVPPTPAGAEPSRVTVGPNALTVQVPRTPDATPTGNAGSAPTWLLALFGVWAAGVLFVLLRLALGTAGLARLVRRAQPADDPAWVMPLQRLARELGIRRPVSLYVGRTGTVPVTWGVVYPVVLLPADAAEWTEDRRRAVLLHELAHVERLDALTQVLAQLATAIFWFNPLVTLAGRRLRAERERACDDLVLAAGGVPATRYADDLLDLVRTLGEASPAAAALAMARRSEFEGRLLAILDPAAPRARTDRRRALAAAALVALAAVPLAGLRASVAAPAARMETAEEMAAARPAAPSPARATPVEPQTSTTVPTVAMPPVPMPTVAMAPEAPRMPELRSSLATVGAGLGAVAERMASMTPHLTGITPVADACRPAYRRAGVAQVYQSASDTSCLEVRTYGTVEFTPDYADVRVISEGGVLRVAETRDGITRIMEVTPRDGRLVRRYTVGGDERPTAEGEAWFRGILTNVVRRSRTFASTARATTSNTRLVRAGDLPAVLAEVRRVTSDGDKRRLLESLLAARALTASELEQVTLAARGIVSDGDKSSVLRAVAAQQARTPAVSAAIVGASRGITSDGDRRRVLERTLGPDLTPAVIADLVRAVAGMTSDGDKSAVLQKLARRVGETGEIRTAFFRTLDGFTSDGERRRVLIAALDSAGDDATVAATLDQTHRMTSDGERVEVLRAVARKRRMEVVPVRERFFAAVNGMVSETARETVLLAALRAQPTCVDTQKGAIAATRNMVSDTKRANVLLEVAKSTPALREPATRAQFLDALKTMTSSSEYRRVMDAVVP encoded by the coding sequence ATGTCCGACCTCGTCGCCTCGCTCGGCGGGCTGGCCGCCGACTGGCTGCCGGCCCTCGTGGACGTCACGCTCAAGGGCACCGTCATCCTCGGCGTCGCCGGGCTCGCGACGACATGGGGGATGCGCCGCGCCGCCGCCGCCACGCGCCACCTCGTGTGGAGCGCCGCCGTCGTCGCGGTGCTCGCGCTCCCCGTGCTCACCGCGCTCGTCCCGCGGTGGAGCGCGCCCGTCGTGCCGGCCGCGCTCGCGCGTGCCGCCGCCGCGCTGCGCGAGCCGCCCGCCGCGGCGACGCCTGTCGCCACCACGCCCGACGTCGCCCAGCGCTTCCGCGTCGAGCGCGCGCCCGACGCGCCCGCGCTCACCCAGCGCGACTACGAGGCGGGCGTCGCCGCCGGGATCGCTACCGTGCCTCCCACGCCCGCCGGCGCCGAGCCGTCGCGCGTGACCGTGGGCCCGAACGCGCTGACCGTGCAGGTGCCGCGCACGCCGGACGCCACGCCGACCGGGAACGCCGGCAGCGCGCCGACCTGGCTGCTCGCGCTCTTCGGCGTGTGGGCCGCGGGCGTGCTGTTCGTGCTGCTGCGCCTCGCGCTTGGCACCGCGGGGCTCGCGCGGCTCGTGCGCCGCGCGCAGCCGGCCGACGATCCCGCGTGGGTGATGCCGCTGCAGCGCCTCGCGCGCGAGCTGGGCATCCGCCGTCCGGTGTCGCTGTACGTCGGGCGCACCGGCACCGTGCCCGTGACGTGGGGCGTCGTCTATCCCGTCGTGCTGCTGCCGGCCGACGCCGCGGAGTGGACCGAGGACCGCCGCCGCGCCGTGCTGCTGCACGAGCTCGCGCACGTCGAGCGGCTGGACGCGCTGACGCAGGTCCTCGCGCAGCTCGCGACCGCGATCTTCTGGTTCAACCCGCTCGTCACGCTCGCCGGCCGGCGCCTGCGCGCGGAGCGCGAGCGCGCGTGCGACGACCTGGTGCTCGCCGCCGGCGGCGTCCCCGCCACGCGCTACGCCGACGACCTGCTGGACCTCGTGCGCACGCTCGGCGAGGCGTCGCCCGCGGCGGCCGCGCTGGCGATGGCGCGCCGCTCCGAGTTCGAGGGGCGGCTGCTCGCGATCCTCGATCCCGCCGCGCCGCGCGCGCGCACCGACCGCCGCCGCGCGCTCGCCGCCGCCGCGCTGGTCGCGCTGGCCGCCGTGCCGCTGGCCGGACTGCGCGCCTCGGTCGCCGCGCCGGCCGCGCGCATGGAGACCGCGGAAGAGATGGCGGCCGCGCGTCCCGCCGCGCCGTCGCCCGCGCGCGCGACGCCGGTCGAGCCGCAGACGTCGACCACGGTCCCGACCGTCGCGATGCCGCCGGTCCCGATGCCCACGGTCGCGATGGCGCCCGAGGCGCCGCGCATGCCGGAGCTGCGCTCCAGCCTCGCGACGGTGGGCGCCGGGCTCGGCGCCGTCGCCGAGCGGATGGCGAGCATGACGCCGCACCTCACCGGCATCACGCCCGTCGCCGACGCCTGCCGCCCCGCGTACCGCCGCGCCGGCGTCGCCCAGGTCTACCAGAGCGCCAGCGACACCAGCTGCCTCGAGGTGCGCACGTACGGCACCGTCGAGTTCACGCCCGACTACGCCGACGTGCGCGTGATCTCGGAGGGCGGCGTGCTGCGCGTGGCCGAGACGCGCGACGGCATCACGCGCATCATGGAGGTCACGCCGCGCGACGGCCGCCTCGTGCGCCGCTACACCGTGGGCGGCGACGAGCGGCCCACGGCCGAGGGCGAGGCGTGGTTCCGCGGCATCCTCACGAACGTCGTGCGGCGCAGCCGGACGTTCGCGAGCACCGCGCGCGCCACGACCAGCAACACGCGCCTGGTCCGCGCGGGCGACCTGCCCGCGGTGCTGGCCGAGGTGCGCCGCGTGACGAGCGACGGCGACAAGCGGCGGCTGCTCGAGTCGCTGCTCGCGGCGCGCGCGCTGACCGCGTCGGAGCTGGAGCAGGTGACGCTGGCCGCGCGCGGCATCGTGAGCGACGGCGACAAGTCGTCCGTGCTGCGCGCCGTCGCGGCGCAGCAGGCGCGCACGCCGGCGGTGTCGGCGGCCATCGTCGGCGCGTCGCGCGGCATCACCTCCGACGGCGACCGGCGCCGCGTGCTGGAGCGCACGCTGGGGCCCGATCTGACGCCCGCGGTGATCGCGGACCTCGTGCGCGCGGTGGCGGGCATGACCTCCGACGGCGACAAGTCGGCGGTCCTGCAGAAGCTCGCGCGGCGCGTCGGCGAGACGGGTGAGATCCGCACCGCGTTCTTCCGCACGCTCGACGGCTTCACGAGCGACGGCGAGCGCCGGCGCGTGCTGATCGCCGCCCTCGACTCGGCCGGCGACGACGCGACCGTCGCCGCGACGCTGGACCAGACGCACCGCATGACGTCGGACGGCGAGCGCGTGGAGGTGCTGCGCGCCGTCGCCCGCAAGCGGCGCATGGAGGTCGTGCCGGTGCGCGAGCGCTTCTTCGCCGCGGTGAACGGGATGGTCTCGGAGACGGCGCGCGAGACGGTGCTGCTGGCCGCGCTCCGCGCGCAGCCGACGTGCGTCGACACGCAGAAGGGCGCGATCGCCGCGACCAGGAACATGGTCTCCGACACGAAGCGCGCGAACGTGCTCCTGGAGGTCGCGAAGAGTACGCCCGCGCTGCGCGAGCCGGCCACCCGCGCGCAGTTCCTCGACGCCCTGAAGACGATGACGTCCAGCAGCGAGTACCGCCGCGTGATGGACGCGGTCGTGCCCTGA
- a CDS encoding BlaI/MecI/CopY family transcriptional regulator: MADSLANRLSRRERQIMDVLYQLGEATAAEVQERLPEPPSYSAVRAMLRILEDKGHIRHHEDGPRYVFAPVVARDTAQRSAVKHLLRTFFDGSVEDAMAALLDGAERKLSRDEIDRMSQLIEQRKREGR; the protein is encoded by the coding sequence ATGGCCGACTCCCTCGCCAACCGGCTCTCCCGCCGCGAGCGCCAGATCATGGACGTCCTCTACCAGCTCGGCGAGGCCACCGCCGCCGAGGTGCAGGAGCGACTCCCCGAGCCGCCCAGCTACTCGGCCGTGCGCGCCATGCTCCGCATCCTCGAGGACAAGGGGCACATCCGCCACCACGAGGACGGGCCCCGCTACGTCTTCGCCCCCGTCGTCGCGCGCGACACCGCGCAGCGCTCGGCCGTGAAGCACCTGCTGCGCACCTTCTTCGACGGCTCCGTCGAGGACGCCATGGCCGCCCTGCTGGACGGCGCCGAGCGGAAGCTGTCGCGCGACGAGATCGACCGGATGTCGCAGCTCATCGAGCAGCGCAAACGGGAGGGCCGCTAG